The Rhodopirellula islandica genome segment CGGACAAAATCCGACTCGAACAATGGCCCGCCGACCGCGTCCCAACGGGCGCCAGCGGAAACCTCGAAGACGTCGAAGGAAAATTCGCTCGCCAACGTTTCTACGAGGGCGAACCGGTGATGCCAGTCAAACTGATGGCGGATGCCAATGGTTCCTCCCAAACGATTCCAGTTGGATTCAGCGTGGTGTCGATGCGTGCGGATCCCGAAAGTAGCGTTGCCACCCTGGTTCGCCCTGGCGACCGGGTCGACGTGATGGCGTATTTCATCAAGAGCGAGTTGATCCCCGAGACCACAGCCAAGACCGTTTTGACGGGCGTTCGAGTGTTCGCCGTCGACGGCCGAACCGAACGCGAAGTCGATCCAGAAGTCGAATCCAAACCAGCTCGTTCGATCTCGCTGCTGATTCATAAGAAAGACACACCGGCGTGGACCTATGCCAGCGAACTGGGCAAAATTCGTCTGACACTGGGCAACCCCAGCGATATCAACGAAACCCAAGACGGAGCATCGGGTGGCGGCGCCGGACAAGACTTCTTGCGTTGGCTGTCGGATTATCAAATCGCTCAGGCACAACGCGAAGAAGAGAGCAACCGTGTGGAGACACCGATTGTGACACCTTCCATTCGAGCCCCCAAGAAAGAAAAGAAACGGGGATTCAAGATGTTGAAGATGTCCGGTGGCGTGCTGACGGAATACTGGATTGAAGAAGGATCCAGTGTGCCCAAGGTGCTCGCCGAATCGGGGCGTGACGACTTGGAAGAGACGACCACCGACCTGCGAACTCGCCCGGGGGCAGATTATCCCCTCCCTAGCGAGAACGAACTGGATGAACCCAGTGCACCAACCGATTACAGCTATCTGAATGGGTCACAAAGCCCGTTCTACAACAGCGGACCTTCGGATCGCTCCGAAGCAGATGCCCCGCCGACCAAAGAGTTTGGCCCCACGAGCCGCTGAAGCTCAGGGACCAACGGAACAAGATTCACCACTGACGCTTAGGCAAGCCCGCCACCCAGCGGACTGCCACCCAGCCCGTCGCTTCCTCGCGACGAGCTGATCGCCGAGAGTTCATGGACGAATTCTCGCGGAGATGAATGAATAACTCGACCCGCCCCGGCAAGGATGCCTCAGATGCGAGTGTGCACTTTTCTTACCCGTCGCGACCGTTCGGTCCGTTGTTTGATCACGGCCGTGTTCGGGTTCGCGATGATCGCGGTTTCCCAGCCGGTGATGGCGCAGTCAGCCACGACGCTCGCGTCCGCCGCTGGTGACCATCAGATCAACCAATCCGTCGAACGGATGGATCTGATCGTCAAGAGCAGCCGCATTCTGTCGCTCGGCGAACGCATCCCTCGCTTCCAAGTTCACAACGAGGAAGTCCTGGGAGCCACGCCCGTCTCCGAAAACCAAATCCAGGTGTTCGGCAAGACGCCCGGTACCACCCAGATCAATCTCTGGGACACCGAGGACAAACTTTACACCATCGATGTCACGGTCGTCGCGGACGCTCGAGAAGTCGAAGGCATCCTGAATTCGCAACTGCCGCTGGCATCCCTTCGAGTGACGCCCATCGGTGAGTCTTCCATCATCTCGGGATACGTGACCAGCGTCGATGATGTGGACAAAGCCGTTGCGATCACCGAACAGTTCTACACGACTGTGATCAACAACATCCAAGTCGTTGGGATCCAACAGGTTCTGTTGCACACCAAGATCATGGAAATCAGCCGCACGAAGCTTCGGCAGTTGGGCGTTGACCTCGCCATCTTGAGTGACAACTTCGTGTTGCTCAATGGTCCCAGTGGAATCCTGGATGTCTCCGCCGGGTTGGTGGAAGGCGACAATGGAACGTTCGGCCCCGTCCCTGTTGGGGACACCAACCTGCGGTTCAATGTCAACGGGGACTTCGAAGCAATGATCAAAGCCCTGGAGGAACAACGGATGGTCAAGCTCCTCGCTGAACCCACCGTCGTTGCCACGCACGGTCGTCCTGCTCGGTTCACCGTGGGTGGACGAATCCCGACCATCATTCCCGGTCAAAATGGCCAGGTCCAAGTCTCCTACGAAGATTACGGGACAAGCATCGACTTCCTGCCCTTCGTCGTCGGCCCTGGACGCATTCGCTTGGAAGTTCGTCCCGAAGTCAGTGAACCGGACTCCTCACGAGCCATCACGCTTGACGGTACCAACGTGACCGCGTTCACGACTCGGTACGTCGAAACCGCTGTCGAAATGCAAGCTGGTCAAACGTTCGCCTTGGCGGGTTTGCTGCAAAGCCGCACCGAGTCCACCGTCAGCCGCACCCCGTTCTTCGGAAGCCTGCCCTACGTCGGATCGCTGTTCCGTCAAATGCAAGAGCGTCGCAACGAGATCGAACTGCTGATCATGGTGACGCCCGAATTGGTTGAGGCAATGGACCCTCACGAAGTGCCTCGCGGTGGCCCGGGCATGAACACGCACTCGCCGGATGACAAAGAGTTCTACGCCTTGGGTCATATCGAAGTGCCCAATCTGAAGGCCAACGATTGCGACAACACAAACTTGCAACCTGGCATCACCAGCGGCTTCCGCGGTGGACAGATTGAATCCGGCCCGATGCTCCATCAGCCGCCCATGTATCAGTCCCCCATGAATGGTGTCCCCAGCCAAGGCTACCAAGAAGGTCAGATCGTTGACCCAATGTTGCCGTCACCACAAGCCTCACGAAGCACTCCACCACGATCCACGCCCAACCCGGCTGGGTACTACCCACCGCAAATGGCACGAGCCCCTCAACGCCCCGCGAACAATCGCTTTGGGGCGGGTGAGTTGCTTCCTCCGGGAGCGATCGTTCCCGGTCCAGAACCAACGAAGATCGCTGATGGAGTGATCGTCAGCCAACCGGAATACCGATGATCGTTTGAGTGAAAACCAGTTGCCCCAACATGTTGTCCGACGGAACGTCGGGCTTTCCCCATGAAAATCTTCTCCGTCTTTCGAAGTAGTCAGCTATGAGTAACGTCCTACGATTGGCCTTGGTCGATCCAAACGACTCGTCCCGCGAAACACTCAAAGCCATGCTGTTGGGCATGGACACCGTTTGGTTGGAAGCAGACTGCTCTCGCTACGAATTCTTCCCGGACATCGTTGACCAAACAACTCCGGACGTGGGAGTCATCTCCCTGGACACGGATTCCACCGCGGCGATCAAACTGATTGAGCGGATCACTCGCGAAACGCCAGACACAGCGCTGTTGGCTACCAGCGCTGTCAGCGATGGACAACTGATTCTGCAGGCCATTCGGGCAGGGGCACGTGAATTCCTGACGTTGCCGTTGGTCGAAGAAGAGCTCTCATCGGCACTCGGCCGAATCAGCCAGACCAAGTTTGGCGGTGGCGACGCTCGCAGTCGTTCGTGCGAAGTCATCGCAATCGCCGGTGCCACCGGTGGCGTTGGCACGACCAGCACCGCGGTGAACCTCGGTTGCGTGTTGGCCGAAGAAAGCCGCAACAGCGTCGCTCTGTTGGATTTGGATTTGGCACTGGGCGATGCCGATGTTTTCTTGGATGCCATTCCAGACTACACGCTGGCCGATGTCGTTCAGAACATTGGGCGACTGGACATTCAACTGCTCAAGAAGTCATTGACGAAACACTCCAGCGGGTTGTACTTGCTGCCACGCCCGGTCGAATTGCATGATCTCGAGGCAATCGACGCGGAAAGCCTCCGCAAGGTGATTGGGCTGTTGAAAGCATCGTTCACGCACTTGATCGTGGACCTGTCGAAAACCTACAACGCGCTGGACATGATCGCGATCGAAACGGCGTCGAAGGTGCTGCTGGTCACTCAATTGGACTTGCCGTGTCTTCGCAATGTGGTGCGTTTGATGATGAGCTTTGACGAAACAGAAGGTCTGGCCGACCGAGTCGAAATCATTGTCAACCGAGCCGGTTTGGACGCGGGACAGATCAGTTTGAAAAAGGCCAAGGAAACGCTCGGCCGAGAAATCTTCGCGCTTCTTCCAAATGACTATCGAACGATGGTCGAAGTCCGCAACAACGGTGTGCCGTTGATCACGCAAGCCCCGAAGGCAGCCTTGACCCAGGCTTTCCGGGACGTTGCCCATCGATTGACACACCAAGACGCCGGCCCCACCCCCGACGAGGAAGGCGGTCCGGAAGGTCACGCGGGCAACGAAAGTCGCTGGAAACGGTTCTGGCCCGGTGCCGCCAAGGCCTGATTCGATCTGCGATAGACTGAAACGGGTTGCCGGCCCGCGGTCGGGCTGGTATTTCACGGGGCCTACAACCTGCCCGCGAACGTGAGCCCCTCCGTTGAGCGAATCCAATTCTGCGTCCGATGCCCGCGCATCGGACCTTGCCGAGCAACCTCCCGCCGCCCCCGCTTCGATGCGGTGGCTCTTGGCGGCGTCCTTCGCCTTCGCGACCGTCCTCTGGATGTCTGGCCCGCCAATCGCCATGGGCCCGTTGATCTTTGTGGCTCTGGTTCCACTTCTGGCGATTGCAGAGGTCGCCCCCGGCTCGCCCTGGAAGCAATCCCTGTACCTGGCTTCGCTCGTGTACTGGTTGGTCAGTCTGCAAGGACTCCGCCACGCTCACCCGCTGATGTTCCTGCCCTGGATGGCACTTTCGGCTTACCTTGCGATCTATCCGGTGCTGTTTGTCGCCCTGCTGCGCCGCTGGCGAGCAACTCACCAAAATCAAACGAGCAGGCCTTGGCGGAACCGCATCCCATTCTGCTTGGTCGCCGCGGTGATCTGGGTCGGATTGGAGTGGATTCGAAACCACCTGTTCACTGGAATCTCAGTGCTGATGCTGGGACATGCATTGGCCGACATGCCAATCCTGATTCAAATCGCGGATTTAGGTGGCACCTACGCGGTCAGCTTTGTGATCGTCTGCCTCAACGTGGCGATGCTCGAAGCGATGAATCGATGGGTGGTTCGCCTTCCCGCTTCTTCCGATACGCCCTGGTCCTCCCTCGCAATCCCCAGCGGTCTGCTGATTGCGACCATCGCTTACGGCGCGATCACCATGCAGGTCGCCACGGAACCGATCGGCAAAACGATTGCCTTGCTGGGTGGCAATCAACTGACCGTCTACGAGCAAGACATCGAGCGTGAGCGAGAGATCTTTGCCGCCTACGCTGAAATGGCTTTGGATGCGGTGGCAAACTCAAAGTCCGAGGTGACGGCGGTTGTGTGGCCTGAGTCCATGTTTTCAGGTGGCATGCCCTGGATGACGACGGGCCCGGATTTGGCAGTCCCCGAATTCATGCAGGATCCCTCACTCCCACCTTTGGTCCCTGACCAACTTCGTTTCGCAGTTGAAAACAATCAGGCCGGTTTCCTGGACCGAGCGACCAATCTTCAACTGGCAATGGCCGCCAGTTCCAACATCCCCAGCGATGTCGCACCAGCGATCATCGGCGGCTGTGGGTTGGTCCAGTACGCGAAACAGCCCAGCCAATACAGTGGCGTCGTGTGGATCGACCCCGCGGGCAAGATGGCCGGACAATACGCCAAGAACCACCTGGTGCTCTTCGGCGAAACCATCCCCTTGGTGCACAGTCTGCCCTGGATTCGCGACCAGGTGCCGCCAGGGTTGGGGCTGGATCGAGGCACGCAACCAGAACGCTTTGATCTGGATGGAATCTCATTGATGCCAAACCTCTGCATCGAAACCGCCGTCGAGCGAATCCCGATCAACCACATGCACCAGCTGAATTCACGTGCCAACCCAAAACTGCCCGATGCCTTGCTGACGCTGACCAACGATGTTTGGTTTCGCGATTCCGCTGTGGTCGATCACCATCTGCGTTGTGCCCAGCTGGTGGCGGTGGGCTGCCGACGCCCCATTTTGTCCGCAGCCAATGGCGGCCCCACGGCCTGGATCGATTCGGCAGGCCGAGTCGTCGAGCGATTGCCCAAAGGACAAAGCGGTGTGATCGAAGCCCAGCCACGACGCGATCGGCGAGTCAGCCTGTACGTTCAAATCGGAGCCTGGCCAGCCGGGCTGATGGGCGCGGCGACTGCCTGTGGGCTGGCAGTGCTCGCGTTCGAATTTGTAACTCGTCGACGAAAACGCCATACGCTTCGCGGCCAACCTTCAACGACGTGAGCTTCGCCGGCTCCGCTTCCACGGACGCCACACAATTGGCGTCTCACCAAGCACCGTCCACGTCAAAGACTCAATAAGCCTTTGCGAAGACAGCTCGTTGAGCGGCGGGTTTGCCGGTCAAGAAACAGGTGCCTTGGACATCGTTGTCGACACGCGGGACGCATCGGATCGTCACCTTCAGCTCCTTCAACAAGGGCTGCAAGGAGTCCTCATCGGCGAAGTGACACCAAGCGAATCCGCCCGAGATCGCGGTCTCGCCATTGTCGGCAAAGAATTCGCGGAACTCGGCTTCGGAACTGAGTTCGACGGTGTTGTCTTCTCGCAATTTCAACGCTGCATCGAAGAGTTCTTGCTGCAATGTGGCCAGCTTTTCGCTGATGGTGGCAACCAAGGCAGAGCGTTCGATGCCGACGCTTTTGGGCTGATTCCGAATGCCACAGAAAACAGTCCCTGCCGCGATGTCCTTGGGCCCCACTTCCAATCGAATGGGAACGCCGCGTTTGACGTGGTACCACTTCTTCTCACCGCCACGAATGTCACGATCGTCGATCGTCACACGGACGGGAGCGCCGGCGTAAGTTTGTGCCACCAATTCCTCGCGAAGTGACTGCACGTAGGCCATCACCTCGGCGCGAGAATCATCCTTGTAAATGGGCTGGATCACGACGTGAATCGGCGCCAGGCGAGGTGGCAAAACCAACCCATCGTCATCGCTGTGCGTCATGATCAGAGCGCCGAGCAAACGGGTGCTGACTCCCCAAGACGTCGTCCAAGCAAATTCGATTTCACCGGATTCACTTTGGAATTTGATCTCCTGGGCCTTCGAGAAATTCTGCCCCAAGAAGTGACTGGTCCCCGCCTGCAACGCCTTGCGGTCTTGCATCATCGATTCAATCGAAAGCGTCTCAACCGCACCAGGAAAACGTTCCAACGGAGTCTTGCTGCCAACGATCACCGGCATCGCCATCCAGTTCTCAGCGAATTCACGGTAGACCTCGACCATCTTCTCGGTTTCTTCCACCGCTTCTTCCGAAGTCGCGTGAACCGTGTGGCCTTCTTGCCATAGAAACTCGGCAGTCCGCAAGAACATTCGCGTCCGCATCTCCCACCGAACCACATTGGCCCATTGGTTGATCAGGATCGGCAAATCACGATAGCTCTGAACCCATTTGGCGTACGTCGCACCGATGATCGTTTCGCTGGTGGGGCGAACGATCAAGGGCTCCTCCAACTTGCCGGCCGGCCGCAAACCGCCATTGGGATCCGGTTCGAGTCGGTGGTGCGTGACCACCGCACATTCCTTGGCAAACCCCTCGACGTGCTCCGCTTCCTTTTCGAGGAAGCTCATTGGAATGAACAACGGGAAATAGGCGTTTTGGTGGCCCGTCGCTTTGAACATGTCGTCCAAAGCACGTTGCACGTTCTCCCAAAGCTGATACCCCCATGGTTTGATCACCATGCAGCCGCGAACCGGCGAGTTTTCAGCGAGATCCGCTGCCCGAATGACTTGTTGATACCACTCGGGATAGTTTTCTTCACGAGTCGGGCTGATGGCTGTCCGGGGGGCTTTGTTCATGCGTTCACCCCGCACTTCTCGTTCAGTTGTTCTTGGAAACGCGAGAACAAGTAGTGGCTGTCGTGAGGACCGGCCGCGGCTTCTGGGTGGTACTGCACTGCAAAGGCACCAGTGTCTTTGTGGCGAACACCAGCGATGGTGTCGTCGTTCAGGTTGCGGTGAGTGACCTCCAAGCAATCCGGCAAGCCTTGGTCATCGACTGCAAAGCCATGATTCTGGCTGGTGATTTCAACCTTGCCCGTCTCCAAGTCGAGGACGGGTTGGTTGGCACCGCGATGACCGAACTTCAACTTGAATGTTTTGGCGCCACAAGCCACCGACAGCAACTGATGTCCGAGGCAAATCCCAAACACGGGCACTTGTCCGAGCAGTTCGCCAATCGCCTTGTGTGCATAGGTCAACGGCTCTGGGTCGCCAGGTCCGTTGGACAAAAAGACGCCATCCGGATTCAGCTTCAGGATCTCGTCAGCGGGCATGTTCCCGGGAACGATGGTGACCCGATTGCCACGCGAACGCAGGTGACGGGGGATGTTCCACTTCATGCCGAAGTCCATGCAGACGACGTGTGGTCGACTTTCATCGTCGATGGATTTGTCTTTGGCAGCTTCCCGAATTTCACGAACGGTCCAGTCGTCCAGTTCGTTGGTCCATTTTTCCAATTGAGTTGGCATGACTTCTTGGACCAAGTCACGACCGACCAATCCAGGAGAAGCTTTGGCTTTGGCGACCAACGACGCATCGTCAAGATCAGTCGTCGACAACACCCCTCGCATCGCACCTTCACTGCGGATGCGGCGCACCAAGGCTCGCGTGTCGATGCCGGCCAACCCAACGACGCCCTGTGCCTTCAGGTAGTCGCTGAGCGAACCCTCCGAGCGGTAATTGCTGTGCATACGGCTCTCGTTGCGGATGATGAATCCGGCCAGCGATGTGCCGCGATTTTCGAGGTCGACGGAGTTGATTCCGTAGTTGCCCATTTCAGGATAGGTCATCGTCACCAGCTGACCGCGATAGCTGGGATCGGTCAGAATTTCTTGGTATCCCGTCATCGAGGTGTTGAAGACGACTTCGCCAGTCGTTTCCCCCTCTGCCCCGAGGCTGGTTCCGGTGTAGACGGTGCCGTCTTCAAGAGCGAGTTTGGCAGCTTTGGCGGGAGAGCTCATCAATGCACAATGGGAGTCGCGGAAAAAATTGGAGACCTTCGACGTCGTGCCCTGTTATCGCTGTCGAATCGATTTTCTTCCAGTCCCCCGAGCGTGCGTTCGCCCCGTTTTCCAGCTGATTTCGCGTGGTTTCTCCGCAGGCTGCTGGGACGGCACTGATTCGATGGATCCCGATCAAGCTGAGCAGGATCGGACGCCCCCAATCACCCCGCGAGAGCTTGAAAAACTCAGCGAGAGCCTAGGAAAAGACAGCCAGCTATTGCGGGGGTTGAACCAAGGCAATGATCCGGTCGACAGCCAATCGCAGGGACTTCGCCGCCATCGCAAAATTGGTGTGCCCGCTGACCTCAGGCTGGATTGCCTCGTAAAGCTCCGTGGCGCCGCGCAGACGTCGGAGCTTTTTCTTCGCCATTTTCATGTAGGCAGCCGGGTCGGTTTCGTCCGTTACCGGGCCGACCGCCAAAATGAAGTCGTACAAATCGCGAACCACCTCTCTCAGATCCTCGTCCTCTTCCGCCTCATCGGCGTGCTTGAGAAACGTGCGGATCATCCAAACGTGAGTCAGCTCGGCATCGATGGCTCGAACAACCGTGAGTGGATCACTGGGTGGGGTCATCGCGATCTACTTTCCATGGCGAAAACTCGTTCCCAAGGCGAGAACTAGGACGCTTGCGTGTCGTCGGATTCGATCGGCGCCGCGGCATGCGACTCCGCCGGTTCGCTTGATTCAGTCGCCGGTTTGGTGGGTGCATGCCCGTGAGGTGTGTTCA includes the following:
- the carA gene encoding glutamine-hydrolyzing carbamoyl-phosphate synthase small subunit, whose protein sequence is MSSPAKAAKLALEDGTVYTGTSLGAEGETTGEVVFNTSMTGYQEILTDPSYRGQLVTMTYPEMGNYGINSVDLENRGTSLAGFIIRNESRMHSNYRSEGSLSDYLKAQGVVGLAGIDTRALVRRIRSEGAMRGVLSTTDLDDASLVAKAKASPGLVGRDLVQEVMPTQLEKWTNELDDWTVREIREAAKDKSIDDESRPHVVCMDFGMKWNIPRHLRSRGNRVTIVPGNMPADEILKLNPDGVFLSNGPGDPEPLTYAHKAIGELLGQVPVFGICLGHQLLSVACGAKTFKLKFGHRGANQPVLDLETGKVEITSQNHGFAVDDQGLPDCLEVTHRNLNDDTIAGVRHKDTGAFAVQYHPEAAAGPHDSHYLFSRFQEQLNEKCGVNA
- the cpaB gene encoding Flp pilus assembly protein CpaB — protein: MRNKSVFLILACVCGTIAAIGVSQWMQAQSTGQSSVATVEIFVTSKTIDIAEEITADKIRLEQWPADRVPTGASGNLEDVEGKFARQRFYEGEPVMPVKLMADANGSSQTIPVGFSVVSMRADPESSVATLVRPGDRVDVMAYFIKSELIPETTAKTVLTGVRVFAVDGRTEREVDPEVESKPARSISLLIHKKDTPAWTYASELGKIRLTLGNPSDINETQDGASGGGAGQDFLRWLSDYQIAQAQREEESNRVETPIVTPSIRAPKKEKKRGFKMLKMSGGVLTEYWIEEGSSVPKVLAESGRDDLEETTTDLRTRPGADYPLPSENELDEPSAPTDYSYLNGSQSPFYNSGPSDRSEADAPPTKEFGPTSR
- a CDS encoding AAA family ATPase, giving the protein MSNVLRLALVDPNDSSRETLKAMLLGMDTVWLEADCSRYEFFPDIVDQTTPDVGVISLDTDSTAAIKLIERITRETPDTALLATSAVSDGQLILQAIRAGAREFLTLPLVEEELSSALGRISQTKFGGGDARSRSCEVIAIAGATGGVGTTSTAVNLGCVLAEESRNSVALLDLDLALGDADVFLDAIPDYTLADVVQNIGRLDIQLLKKSLTKHSSGLYLLPRPVELHDLEAIDAESLRKVIGLLKASFTHLIVDLSKTYNALDMIAIETASKVLLVTQLDLPCLRNVVRLMMSFDETEGLADRVEIIVNRAGLDAGQISLKKAKETLGREIFALLPNDYRTMVEVRNNGVPLITQAPKAALTQAFRDVAHRLTHQDAGPTPDEEGGPEGHAGNESRWKRFWPGAAKA
- a CDS encoding type II and III secretion system protein family protein, coding for MRVCTFLTRRDRSVRCLITAVFGFAMIAVSQPVMAQSATTLASAAGDHQINQSVERMDLIVKSSRILSLGERIPRFQVHNEEVLGATPVSENQIQVFGKTPGTTQINLWDTEDKLYTIDVTVVADAREVEGILNSQLPLASLRVTPIGESSIISGYVTSVDDVDKAVAITEQFYTTVINNIQVVGIQQVLLHTKIMEISRTKLRQLGVDLAILSDNFVLLNGPSGILDVSAGLVEGDNGTFGPVPVGDTNLRFNVNGDFEAMIKALEEQRMVKLLAEPTVVATHGRPARFTVGGRIPTIIPGQNGQVQVSYEDYGTSIDFLPFVVGPGRIRLEVRPEVSEPDSSRAITLDGTNVTAFTTRYVETAVEMQAGQTFALAGLLQSRTESTVSRTPFFGSLPYVGSLFRQMQERRNEIELLIMVTPELVEAMDPHEVPRGGPGMNTHSPDDKEFYALGHIEVPNLKANDCDNTNLQPGITSGFRGGQIESGPMLHQPPMYQSPMNGVPSQGYQEGQIVDPMLPSPQASRSTPPRSTPNPAGYYPPQMARAPQRPANNRFGAGELLPPGAIVPGPEPTKIADGVIVSQPEYR
- the lnt gene encoding apolipoprotein N-acyltransferase → MRWLLAASFAFATVLWMSGPPIAMGPLIFVALVPLLAIAEVAPGSPWKQSLYLASLVYWLVSLQGLRHAHPLMFLPWMALSAYLAIYPVLFVALLRRWRATHQNQTSRPWRNRIPFCLVAAVIWVGLEWIRNHLFTGISVLMLGHALADMPILIQIADLGGTYAVSFVIVCLNVAMLEAMNRWVVRLPASSDTPWSSLAIPSGLLIATIAYGAITMQVATEPIGKTIALLGGNQLTVYEQDIEREREIFAAYAEMALDAVANSKSEVTAVVWPESMFSGGMPWMTTGPDLAVPEFMQDPSLPPLVPDQLRFAVENNQAGFLDRATNLQLAMAASSNIPSDVAPAIIGGCGLVQYAKQPSQYSGVVWIDPAGKMAGQYAKNHLVLFGETIPLVHSLPWIRDQVPPGLGLDRGTQPERFDLDGISLMPNLCIETAVERIPINHMHQLNSRANPKLPDALLTLTNDVWFRDSAVVDHHLRCAQLVAVGCRRPILSAANGGPTAWIDSAGRVVERLPKGQSGVIEAQPRRDRRVSLYVQIGAWPAGLMGAATACGLAVLAFEFVTRRRKRHTLRGQPSTT
- the proS gene encoding proline--tRNA ligase, which encodes MNKAPRTAISPTREENYPEWYQQVIRAADLAENSPVRGCMVIKPWGYQLWENVQRALDDMFKATGHQNAYFPLFIPMSFLEKEAEHVEGFAKECAVVTHHRLEPDPNGGLRPAGKLEEPLIVRPTSETIIGATYAKWVQSYRDLPILINQWANVVRWEMRTRMFLRTAEFLWQEGHTVHATSEEAVEETEKMVEVYREFAENWMAMPVIVGSKTPLERFPGAVETLSIESMMQDRKALQAGTSHFLGQNFSKAQEIKFQSESGEIEFAWTTSWGVSTRLLGALIMTHSDDDGLVLPPRLAPIHVVIQPIYKDDSRAEVMAYVQSLREELVAQTYAGAPVRVTIDDRDIRGGEKKWYHVKRGVPIRLEVGPKDIAAGTVFCGIRNQPKSVGIERSALVATISEKLATLQQELFDAALKLREDNTVELSSEAEFREFFADNGETAISGGFAWCHFADEDSLQPLLKELKVTIRCVPRVDNDVQGTCFLTGKPAAQRAVFAKAY